From the Corythoichthys intestinalis isolate RoL2023-P3 chromosome 6, ASM3026506v1, whole genome shotgun sequence genome, the window aacagttgtatcgtagaatatcatatATCAATTCTCtggccaatatatcgataatcgctgtatcacgATAttatgagataatcgttatcgtaagCCTTGTATCAtgaatcgtatcatatcgtgaggtgccctgaggttcgcaCCCCTACTAGTTGGATAATGTACATGTGTTCTTTCTGTTAAGAATTCTTCAAGTTGTTTCATAGTTCAGACGTTTAATTCATTTACTTTCTATACAGAGTGCcacttttattttggaaactgctCGTGCTTTTATTTCCACTTCTGCATTTCCCAGTTCATGCGTCAGCTCTTTCAATGGTGACGTGAGTATGCCTTGTAAAGTGAATTAAAGGATCGCGAACATTCCTTACAATGCTCGGTGGAGGAATAGTTGTGTTgaatgtgtttttgtgtcaGGTTTCTTTTATCGTTCATACTCATAATTCCATAGTTgttagcttgtttttttttttttatcggctACGACTGTTATCATTATATCAAAATAATGTAAGTGCGcagttaaagagcatatgacacgagaaaaaaagtcttaaatggcattattatgtgaattagaatcatattttgagacgattcgactatatacaacaatttagaaaagcacagatgacgagaaattagtcttttaatctgccggttagccacgcctaccattatagggctttagcgtccccaacaggtggatgacgtcagcggtagactgggctcatcggttttactattcagcccattgaaggggaactattcacaatgaggaaaacgcgacgaagagagcggcaaaatgtcattgtttctgtctctttacttcaatatttttacaggatattctttttatccaagtattttcctcaattgctaaataaatggcatggtcatgacaaataacagtcttgtgctgaatggaatatgaaataataaaaatgcatttattcaggacgacatggcaaaattactccataatggtcaaaaatatcgacttcacctttactgtcgcacctcccgaacgatattttatgacacctaaatcggacatatgtcatttcccttccccggcttcggagaatgtaaacaaaccagaagccgtgacagctagccgacatgctaacccgaaccgagtgatgtttcaaagtcttcgaagtggaaaatcacacataactatcctggattatttgacatgacgacccggttgtcgattgtcttagtggatcggcaaaccgcccggcggagagcaatttacagttcgttccccggaggtgggtggctggatttgttgtgcaactaacgtgctgctgctaatgagcattaggagagctttttacatgcctatcaatgatcaaacgtaagtagtccttcatttaaaggaagtttgtagtgtttactttgtaatcgctgtattcgtatttgacataatacaaaacaagatgtttactcacttcctcgtaaatccaatggtcccacagtaaatatccacggtgaatgggaagcttttgaaactccaaaaaggcgcatacgcctttccctcatacagaatgatttttctacagccgtttggctggcgtgatgcgaaaaataaacgtattaatccgcaaaatcagctgaatccttcgtcctcatacacaacagtacactgtagcatgaagaggacgtcttctaccgtacatgtcacagcgccctcctcctcaatgcaagaccgaagccggaagtcactcattttcatggcgcgggattcaaaaaactaaataaaaatagcgatcgcttccacacacatccaagcggcccatatcattcaggggcataaaataccgcgtgtattatgaaataaacatgctttttcgtgtcacaggcactttaaaatgtATAGTGGTTTGAAGGGAGATAGTGTACAAATGTTCACTGCACGTTTATAGTTAAAATAATGTGGTTTAATGTTTCATAAGATGAACACATTAAGAGGTCTGTGAATGTTGACTATGTGTATTTATGCTTTTCACCAGATACTAAATGTATGTACATGTATGCACATGAGCCCAAAAAAACGTATTTGATTGCAGTAACCTTATtccaagtcgtttttttttttacacaacagCTTAAAGTAACTATTAAGTTACCGGTACGtagttaaatgaaaaatgcctaaaTGATTCAAGTAAGACTTAAAAAACTGCTTGAACAAGTTAAGCAATTACCATTCAACCGTTGTACTTTAAAATGTTTGACCACCTTTTGTTTTCTCACAACTGGACTATTAATTTTGAATATTTGTTGTGATGTTGTTAATGTCCTGGATGAATGGCAGACCCTAGTAGAGAACATAGCTGGCAATAGTACCCTACTATTACACTTGGAAGAGTTTACAGAGGGTCTTTGCATCGCTTTAGTAAGCATAGCAGTCAGGCTCACtagtatgtttttttcttcttctttgatggcagtttacccctcacTACCACCACCCACTGGGTTAATGGTTTAGAACAAGCTTTTTATGACTTCTATTATTCAACCGAAAACACTCCAGCTATTAACAGAAAACGCTACTTACAGTCGTGGTGTCGCTTTACCCACAGGTCATTGcgcctttttttttctgacacgTGTACTTAAACTGGGTGTGGCTGATTAACTCTGGTAGTACATTTAACTCTGCCAGGGGTGTCTGTGTTTAACTCACTTAATTGACACGGCGCCAAGAGCAATCCTAACACTGCtagtgttaaaaaacaaaaaacaagaatcAACACCAATCAACTCAGACATAATTTACACCCAAAAATCAATTCCACAGATTTTGCTGTGTACGGCAACCTTAGAGGGACAAATGCAAAGGCggatagtaacgcgttacatgtacttcaTCACatttacttctaagagtagttttcctaaactatactttttacttttatttttttatttttatgtttttttttttttttgaagaaaaaacactactcttacttcgtTACTTTggtctacacaagagtcgttgaaTTTTTCTTCTGtagtctacatattagattttttttttttttgggccagtGATGCCAAGTAGCTCTATCAGCTGTAGTAGTAGCAAGGaactctaccgatttcaccaatgagacaataatcacatgactccattataccaatcagacgcaagcttgcccttctatcttcacgccagcctgttcaatcatgtggtgtttttaaagcaccgtaaaaaatgaagtatttgatacagagcgctgccctcaacatgactcgaaagcacagATTTTAGCCTTTCTCCctgttttttatttggcaccaattcaccacagaaaaccggaggtattatccttttaatttcaaaatagtaattatgaaggaacttccctattcaaactaggaactattttccgaGAGGGCACTAATGCTGTTTGGATGAATAGTGCTTCATTTGTGTactgtattggcctgaatataagacggccctgattataagacgaccccttctttttcaagcctcaagtttgaaaaatactttttgaacaccaaattaatttttatacagaaaataattacagtacatctgaaacaaatgatcataacaatatatttgagagaaaaaacatgttattttgcctcattcatatCTTAAcatctaaacatttaaatatgtacactagagtgcaatcacattcgtaaatgaatggcttctggtttttgaaatgtaaatagagatattgtgataaaacaacaaaattgcaataactgcatgaaccatcaaagtgaactgtaactgtaactgaataaggaaaaacattgcaataaaataatgcaaactggttaaacttgagagtagctaagatctgtcatgacagaacatcgcttcaatgatatttggcgccatctaacgtcgtggatgggtataacgtctagaccgcgaatataagacgaccctcactttttcagtcttatttcaatgcaaaaaaacaccgtcttatattcgggccaatacggtaatgttttttttctctcgtcaaAATTCAATGACCTTTTTTCTTTGGCttgatgtggttatgtaatgggttattgtacagtgccATCATAACAACAATTCATATACATAattttgtgctcagaaaaaaattccactgtttaaaaaaaaatccaacaaaaatataagtagttataatgttactcattacttgagtattcttttcaagaaatactttacttgtacttgagtacattttttggacgactactttcacttgagtaatattattttgaagagacgctactcttacttgagtaaatttttttgggCTATACTTCATGTGCGCTGTATTTTGTGGGTcaactgttgttgtttttgtttgggggggggggggcaagagGGGGGCGCCAAAGCGTCTTGTCGCCCAGGGCACCATGTAAACTAGGAACGCCACTGTTTAAAGAGCGCTTTACGTAAGAGAGcagtagtttggacaccactgtttataagatttttaaaaagtagCACACAAACCTTTGAGCGCATCCTCGTGGGTGAACTCTTCCGTGGTCCGCACACCTTGCTCCCCGCTCGGCGGGATGCAGAGTTGGGTCCCACGGGGGAATCGGCTGCAGTTGAACATCTCGGGCCACGGGAAGCCGAAAGCGCTCATGACGGGAACGCAGTGGTCGCGCACGGCCTCGCACAGACTCCTGCACGGGTTAACTGGCGCGCCGTAGTCCGGCACGCAAACTGGGGCGAACAAAGAGCACAAAAACTTCTTAGTGTCCCGGTGACACAGCTTGGAGACGAGCGGCAGCCAGGCGGCAGACTGTTGCTGGGCCTCCCGCAGAGAGTCGTGCCCCAGCAGATTGGGCAGCCGCATGTGACGGTAGCCGATGCCGTGACATAGAGACAGGGTGGTCGGTACGGGCTTGCACACCGAGCGGAAAGACGAGCTGTAGACGAGCGAAGGTGGTCCCAGGTGGACGGGAACCGGAGCATCTGACGCCAGAGACCCTGCGAGCGTCAAAACAAACAAGAGCGCTCGCATGGTGGTTGTTTTTGTCCCAGTACCAACTAGAGTTGTCTTCCACCGTGGCGCTGGCTGTCTCTCTTTTGCTTGCCCCCTCCCCTCGGTGGCGTAAATAATGGCGAAGGTGTGGAGGAGTGGGTGTGGGTGTATCATCAGCCCGCCCCATAGGTGACCCGAGCCTGGGCGCCTGCAAACTACCaaacaacccccccccaaaaaaaagtaataataatattaacaaTGGGTTTAATTGACTACCTATCTTTGGAAATTTAGGCTCTAATCCAAAACATTTCATGATGTTGCAAAGATAATTGCACAAATTTACTTCAAATGAATATTTATTGAAAGCTTTTATTATGCATTACTGTAGTTATCACTGTAATCAATTAACTATCTATAAGGGGGTAATCCTTAGTTCACCACACTTCacttcttacagtttaattaacgttagcaGTTCAAAACATAAGGGAGGATATTCCTCTCAAcgcagcttcctcctcgagttcgagaaattcacacagattaatgttatgctaactctgatgcaggtcggattttcagtagcaaaattagtggtgtgttccccacctccacagcaTTGACGtcgttttacattacttacaatggctgctgctggcgggaaaAAACTTGTAATATCCCTAGTCTTCGAAAGGGCGgagaaggcagcatgttgtatttctgttgagCTGTGAATGcttgtgtgtgggtgggtggggggagggggggtcaagtcatcatccaatcaaacgtgcagttgagggggaaaaatggactggcacattcagtaagtgaaaaggggtcaatgtaagtctgaacataatgaaagttctGTAATTCGCTTAATAATGGTCGggccaattctatccttacaacatataggaagacaatctaacttgAGGGTCCccgaccttttttgcaccacggaccggtgtgatttgggtctttttttggtctttttttttttacggaccggtgttctgtcaaattttgcacccttataaaattttgctcccaaagctcttGTGGCGGcgaaaaaaagccctcttttatattcagttggactctcaatgttatccaaaggtgctaaaaaaactatttacatcataaacatacacatGCAACACAAAAattgcgtaaattaatgcttaacgacacggtgaAGTCGGTATGTGAGAGCTgcgtgttgtgtgcagctaacaaggcaaacgtaagttattattcctttctttaaagcaagtttgtagtgtttactttggaatcgctgcatttgcggccatttttaacgttacgcgcatggaaAATTTGTCAGAAAACCGGCAATTTGtgaaagaaaaatacagcaaatataaaataacatttgtttttagcgccgttgtgttaagtgcagggaaaaaaataactcacccgctgaatcagtgggaggcctaaacttgtttcgttgagacgagatggtcccatcaaagtgtgatgggagagtgagagaagcccgcttcacaaagatacgatgctggaaattgtagcacggttttcaatgctctactagcgatgtcaggatattccggaatgactttaatccagaacctcggtagagtttttgtctcaaatgtacgtttaaggtcgccgtcatttgtgaTCTCTACAAATTGATCCTCCTATTGCACAGACatactcgaatcactcggtttattcacaaatgggtcacgaatccactccttcgcacttCATGGGTCTTtgggtgattgggaagtagtgtagattgttttcttcgaggttttaggctcatcttctggctggtcaggtgcccttttcctcgtgaaaaatctgtccaaagacgtgtttttcagtcattctagtgtgggggctaattatttccgggaacaaatgtgatgcacCTGCCCTACATCAgacattattatcgaggacaagcgcaaatagatatacaaaataagatgtactgctagcaatcAGTGGATTTCTATGTAGACATTCCaccctgtagtattatatctagagtagacagggatactggtgtgttaaggggcacaggccaaagttaatttggtggggacaatttcaggggtcaatttcagcatcctgaaaagttggtagtgttatctcCCTACCGTCCCGAATATGCAAACCAACGCTCTTGCTTGGAATCCCACCtcacagttgttgtttttttcatgttgcaaAAGTTTTTTATGAAAAGAATCAAGCTTAACAgtataagtttaaaaaaatattctcaTTTACAGTAAAGAAACATTAAAACAACATTAGCACAGCACTTTACATGTGAAATGCTTGTCAGCTGATGATAGTTGCGTACATGCTTTGCTGTCATTCTTCTCAGCCTCGGGGTAGTAAAAGACCTTTCATTTTAGTCCAATTAGGCTGCAACGCATGCACCAACAAGCCTTATCCAGCTCATTTCCTCTTCATCTTCACTAGTTTTGTAGCCCGGAGGAAGCTCTCAAAAACTAACTTTGTTcacgttgttgttgttattgtttctCATCCTGAGGGAGGACACAAAGTATAGTTGGACCTCCTCCGTTATATATAGACGGATCAGAATTAAATTTGTTAAGTATATTATAGGGATGTGTACGCATTGATTATGCATTGATCCACAGACTCAAATTTGTGAATTTTTATCCCagggctgattaattatattacttaCTTGCTGAATTAAAATTGTCGCTGTTATTTGA encodes:
- the sfrp2l gene encoding secreted frizzled-related protein 2-like, with the protein product MRALLFVLTLAGSLASDAPVPVHLGPPSLVYSSSFRSVCKPVPTTLSLCHGIGYRHMRLPNLLGHDSLREAQQQSAAWLPLVSKLCHRDTKKFLCSLFAPVCVPDYGAPVNPCRSLCEAVRDHCVPVMSAFGFPWPEMFNCSRFPRGTQLCIPPSGEQGVRTTEEFTHEDALKGSVICDACSLAAEGETDIQDNFCQSPYAFKMRLGSVSTVGGDLQLVPLARSRILRWAGGGAERAGIGGAMAHNALWLQEGGTCACPGLDSADNREDGLGGKVMDKKLKRVQEGWYLALARAEEGRLVLTRLVRWTKTDKELKKFIRGILKQPCPEL